One Pyrus communis chromosome 4, drPyrComm1.1, whole genome shotgun sequence genomic region harbors:
- the LOC137732368 gene encoding homeobox protein knotted-1-like 6, which produces MEEIYRLQSMVDYGDTGFQSAAEYEDRAPLMTPENLILPLDYRSLLVSSGAFREHNHHHHQREAMFGSNDSVLYSAASEAASTTIVQREEDVLGAIKARIASHPTYPRLIHAYIECQKVGAPPEIAGFLDEIRRKNDLYKKQGDYSCNSSSMFSSTCLGADPELDEFMETYCDMLVKYKSDLSRPFDEATTFLSKIETQLTNLCTSSSSARVSSSVRILSDEGGGMSSDEDFSGGEIDVQEAQQRGEDRDLKDRLMRRFGSHLGTLKLEFSKKKKIGKLPKEARQTLLDWWSVHYKWPYPTEADKIALAESTGLDQRQINNWFINQRKRHWRPSENMQLAVMDDLTGPFFTDE; this is translated from the exons ATGGAGGAAATATACAGATTGCAATCAATGGTCGACTACGGGGACACAGGGTTTCAATCGGCGGCGGAGTACGAAGACAGGGCGCCGTTGATGACGCCGGAGAATCTGATCCTTCCGCTGGATTACCGCAGCCTGCTGGTCTCTTCCGGAGCCTTTCGGGAGCAcaatcatcaccatcatcaacgGGAGGCGATGTTCGGATCAAACGACTCCGTCTTGTACTCGGCAGCGTCAGAAGCCGCTTCGACAACAATCGTGCAACGCGAGGAGGACGTGCTCGGCGCCATCAAAGCCAGAATCGCGTCGCATCCGACGTACCCTAGGCTCATTCACGCATACATCGAGTGCCAGAAG GTTGGGGCGCCGCCGGAAATCGCGGGTTTCTTGGACGAAATCCGACGAAAAAACGACTTGTACAAGAAGCAGGGAGACTACTCTTGTAATTCTAGTTCGATGTTTTCCTCCACGTGTTTGGGAGCTGATCCCGAGCTCGACGAGTTCATG GAAACCTACTGCGACATGTTGGTGAAGTACAAATCAGATCTATCCAGGCCTTTTGATGAAGCCACCACTTTTTTAAGCAAGATCGAAACGCAACTCACCAATCTCTGCACTTCTTCATCATCTGCTCGTGTCTCTTCCTCCGTTAGAATCCTCTCCG ATGAAGGTGGTGGTATGTCATCGGATGAGGATTTCAGCGGAGGCGAAATAGATGTGCAGGAAGCTCAACAAAGAGGTGAAGATCGAGATCTCAAGGATCGGCTTATGCGTAGGTTTGGCAGTCATCTCGGAACCTTGAAGCTCGAAttctccaagaagaagaagataggaAAGCTGCCGAAAGAAGCAAGGCAAACGTTACTTGATTGGTGGAGTGTTCATTATAAATGGCCATATCCAACG GAGGCTGATAAGATTGCGCTAGCGGAATCTACGGGGCTGGATCAGAGGCAAATTAACAACTGGTTTATAAATCAGCGTAAGCGTCATTGGAGACCATCGGAGAACATGCAGTTGGCGGTGATGGATGATCTTACTGGACCATTCTTTACAGATGAATGA